Part of the Nicotiana tabacum cultivar K326 chromosome 20, ASM71507v2, whole genome shotgun sequence genome, ATTGCTACTAAAAATATTACACCATTAATCTCGTTCCCTCCGAAAATCATATTGATCGTCAGACAAGTAGGATTTTCTCCTGTCTTCGAGGGTTCTGCGCTATCCCGGTTGCTGCCGTAGTTGTTGTTAGCCCGTTCACTTAAGAACTTTCTGAGATGGCCATCTTTCAACAATGTTTCCACTTCCTCGCGCAGATGTTAGCAATCCCAAGTCTGGTGGTCGTTAGTCCCACGATGCTCATACCATAGATTAGGATCCCTCTAACTAGGATTGGATCTCATCGTCCTTGGGAACTGTGCTTCCTTAATGTTTCTCATTGTCGATACCAGTTCCACTATgctgatattgatattatactcGAACAATCTGGAGTAGGTGAAATCCCGAGAGCCTAAAGTCGTTTTGTCTTGCAACGATCTGTTATTCCGGTCACGATCAACTCTCCTATCTATAGCGAACCCTTCCACCGACCGAAAACCTTTGCTGCATCCTTCGGCCCTTTCATAGGGCAAAACATGGCCTTTAGAAGACCATCGACCCGTGTCGAAATCATCCTTCAACTTTTCCTTATTCTTCTCTCAATCCCGACCCTTGGTTGATGCTGGAAAATTGATCTAGTCATCCTCTAGTCTTATCTTTAATTCGCAGCGTTTGTGGACATCTCCCCATGTTGTTACCTAGAACTCGAGaaaactttctttcaatttccggGAAGCGTGAGAGCTTCTCGTGTTTAGACCCTTAGTAAATGCCTCAGCCACCTATTCATATGGAACGACTGATAGAAGCATTCTTTCCTTCTGAAATCTGgtcacgaactctcgcagcaaTTCAGACTCTCTTTGCACAATTCTGAATATATCGGCCTTTCGGGCCTGCACCTTCCTGGCTCCAGCCTAGGCCTTGACAAAAGAATCTGTGAGCATCTTGAAGGAATCTAATGAATGCTCGGGTAGAAGTAAATACCATGTCAGGGCCCCTTTCGTGAGGATCTCCCTGAACCTTTTCAGCaagactgactcaatctcgtgCGGAGCTAAGTCATTTCCTTTCATCGCCtttgtataggtggtgatgtgcTCCTGAGGATTCTCAGCCCCATCATATTTTGTCATATCttgcattttgaaccgcttcgagATTAACTCTAGTGTCGCGCTCGGTTTGAACGATAACTGGGTGTATTTCTTCGATTCCGATCCTTTCAACACTGGCGGTGCGCCTGGGATTTGGTCTATTCCAGCATTTATTTCTATCATAAACAGCATGAGTTCGATTTTAAagagattattccattgttgttAGCAGATTTGCTGTCGTTCCCTCCCCCCGGCTCCATCGAAGCCGACCTCACCCATTGAGGTGTTATTATCAACCCTTTGTGCTATTTGATTTGCGAGAGCACCAGAAGGAACTCGACCTCTTTCATTCGGGTTGTTGGAATCACCCGAGAACGCTTGCCTCAACTCTATCATGGCCTGATTTTGTCGCGAGAGATGGCCCATAATAGCCTTTTGTTGTTACCTCAGGATTCTTACCTTTTCCACAATGTGCTCATCTTCAAcatcatcaggagttgcctcCCGAACGTGTCGTGGATATTGCCTTTCATGGAACGACGTGGCTACATCCTTCTCGTTGGGGTTATTGCTTATTGAATCTTCGTGTTAAGGCGGATTTTCTTGGGCCTCAACATTGTGTGTGATGTTGACATCGTTATCTGCCTTTTTTTTTACGATTTTTCGCTAAGAAACAAAGAATTAAACAAtttagtaatagatgcaaggacCAACTCAATTACGTAACTGTCTAAGCCACACGGTGTGCACCACAgagtttacccgtaaaacgataaaattgaatttgtaacgtggtttatagacaaacaAATCGATTTGattcaaaaatgataaataaattacataaaatgTAAGACTTAgtgttgaaatcgagataagagaTTAAATAGCTTCATTCCGGAAGCAGAGCTTCTAAAGTCGGTAATAAGAATATCAATAGGTAGGAAATAAAGTGTTATTGTGTTTTAGAATAACATGCAGCATAAGTTTGTTAGACAATTTGTGTCCTacaattgttgttgaagtcactatttatagatgcatctagagaacaaggtcctaggatcaagcccctcttaaacgGCAGTTATGGGGGCTATTGATGAATGTGTAACGGCAGgttatgaatgccaaaattcaaTATAACGAATTGTGTATTTAATATTGAAGAATATTCTTTATTGAATGTCATCGGGTGGCAAACATTCATTTGTCTTCATTAGTAATATTTCCTTTCGGGATCTACCCGGTGCCAACCGAAGCTGCTGTCTCCGGTGGTTTCCACTTACCTCGCTTTTCGTCTGTCTCCAATTTCACGTGTCGCTCTATAGTTCAAGTATTTAATACAAACCGATTTtgccatatacatacatatatacaaaaaaagTATCGGCTATTATTTTAAAAGTGACTATATAgtgtcatttaaaaaaaaatcacaattAAGACGGAGGGAGTAAGAAATATTTGGAATCTATTAGGTAAACGCTCAATTATGGCTGCTGGTTTGCCGAGCCATCCACCCCGAACGACAAATGCGTGCATAATTAATTAGTAGCTACTAGCTACCACGTAACAAAATTGTAGGTGAACGTGAACAtccatataaaaaaataatattaatggAAAAAAAGAACATCCATATCTTGCGTGTGGGACTGGAAACAAATAAATCAAAtagcttcttttatttgttctttGATTCTTTTTTGGTCGGCTCACGACTTGGCTTTTGTTCCTTGTTTAATCAAGAATTCAGCCCAGAACCCTAAAATCATAGGAGAAACTGATATAAAAGGAAGGTCGGTATACAAGGTATATGCTGTGTTGATGCAGAATCTGGGAAGGACCGCACTCCAATGAGTGTAATGTAAACAGCCtatcctaatgcaagcattaacgGCCACTTCCACTGCTCAAATCCGCGATCTATAGGTCGCACGAAGAGAGCTCCCTTCCATAATATCGGAGAAGCTGATACACAGACTCGAAAATAGTTTAAGCTATATACAGTATAGATAACGTCAACTCTACTTGAAAAATACTGAATTTTTCACCTTAGAGCATTATTATAAACTATTACACTGAAATGAATCAAGAACAAATAAACTAAGAGAATTAAAGAAATGGaaggtaaaaaaataaaacacTTAGCCAACAACGGTATTCAATTGAAGAGGCCTAGGTTGATTCATGGTTCTCCTTTTCCATatattaatttctttccttgGCTCCAATGTGAAATTTGTTCTGCATCTACCTATTATTATTGGAGCAGGAAAACCAGTGTTcaattcatcttcttcatcctcacTGTATCCTCTATCTTCATCATCTGTATAATACTTGAGATCATGATCTTCTGCTGTAATTTGTATTGATCTCCAGTCAAAATTGTTCAAAGGTTCCCTTCCACTAGCAAACCTTTTCATTTGACTCAAACAAGGTGCTCTATCAGGAAGCTTAGCAATAATATTATCAGCTGAAACATCAGATTTCCTCCCTGGAAGTAATTTTGCTTTTCCAGCAAATATATTTCCAAAACTTGACACTGATTTCTTCTTGACATGATGTTTTTGCAGATTTTTACTACTACTGCAATTCaacatcttctttttgttgtGTTTGATTTGGCCAATGCATGAAACTTTTGGTGAACTTGGTTCTGATTTATTTCTTCCGGATTGATCTGCTGGGATTACTGATATGATGGGACCAGCAAATCCTTTATAATGATGATTTTTGTGATGATAATCTGTGGCTAATCTCTGTTCTCTACTTGGACTAAAAGGTGCATGTGCATTTTGTAATAGGAAAACAGCTGCTGCAGCTGCTTTTGGTAATAACTTGAAGATTGTTTTCTTCTTTGACTTGCATGGTTTCTCCATATATCCAAATTCAGCTAGCTAGCCTTCTGTTGTTTTTGATTGTCAATCTCTATTTCTGAAAGGTTAGTTTCTTATCTCTAGGTTTGTTTTTGTGCATATTTATATATAGATTGAATTGGGTTGGATGGGCGGCTGGAGAAATAGTATATTAGTTACTACAAATGGAGCTAATTAATTAAACAAGGGTGGGATACTATTGTTGACCTTTTCAAGACTGAAGAAAGGAGTGAGAAGGAGAGGTAAGACAAAACTTTAATGATATATGATTATCTTAAGGCTTAAATTGATGTTGATGTGTATATGTTATACCAAATGGGAGAAAATGAGTTACATGTACGATTATTCTGACTTTATTGATCATGTCATTTGTTTTAATTAACATATGGAGTAAAAatttaatactcaaaaatattatagAACACCACCCCTTTTCCATTCCTAACTTACACCATTAGTATAATTTACTTTCCTAATCTTATTTTGATAGTCGTAATGTTCCGACTAGTTTATAAGCACGTCGATTATTCCATAAAATATCTGCTACGTCCTccgataaaaaattaaaagagattGTGGCAAGTGAAAATTGAATCAGTGAGCTTACAAAGGTTTTAAATCTTTTGACCACTAAACTATACTTTTGAACTgtgtcaaaaaatatatatatagtggtGATTCTTCAATGAAGGGGGTTCAGGTGAACCTCCTTCCGCATCCCTAGATCCGCCCGCTGTCTCTGGCACAAATTTCTATTTACTTATTGATCGCTGGATCAAACCCTTTGATGTAGGCTACCTACCTTATCATTAGGAGCGTACATAGGCCGCGTTGGTTCGGATATtccaattaccaaaccaaatcaattgtctcgaatttttaaatctataaactaaACCAAACTAACAAATGTCGAATTTTTCAATCTCAGTCTTTCTcgggtttttcagattttttccgacaaaatcttcatagcataaaatatataattatttgtgctctaatatttcttaggtcctagtaggataaaactatataagatgttacccaataaaataatacaaaataatgtGAGATGAGTCATGATTATACTAAAATACTCAacaaatcgcataaaataaatattgctaattaataagccataataaaaataaacataatctaaaagtactaagtcatgctaaaataagtacgactaataagtactaattattaattacatgactaaataatattaaaagtaaCTTATGCATTTCCACTATCTAAATCAATGAAAAAAAATCCAATACTAttgtcattcctagtattgaattgaatctttttgttagcattaatattaatttaatttttctttgggatttatttgagttaccaacttttatgggctataaaacatAATTGATCATTCAAAATTTCTAagtccaagcttgaaataatatattaaaagagaaaactctggaaatttttttaaaatatttataaaatacattacaattaatatatatatgtatgaaatatttttaaaacttgtatacATGTAGTATcgagttggtttggtttcggtttgacttttttagttaaaaccaaaccaaatatatTATAATCGGGTTTGTTTTCTagcaccaaaccaaatcaaaccaaattgtAATGActtggccggtcattttgagagtattagccccgatcccccatttactactcattttatGCCTTAaagttgttatgtgatttgtcggGGTTGTTGGTTCGGGCCCGAAaaggtttcggaatgaattgataaacttagtctcaaggttagaagcttaagttgaaaaggttgaccggatgttgacttgtatGTAAACAGATCCAGATTGGAGTTACGagggttccgttagctccgttggatgattttagacttaggagtatgtctggATTATggattggaggtccgtagttgaaattgttttgaaatgacgaaagttaaaaatttgaaagtttgatcaAGAGTGGACTTTATGGTTACCGGGCACGAATTCGAGTGTcactgtatcctccgtactatgtcTATTGCGGAGTctagtggggttgctttcactacgttccagcttaagagagtgacctatcagtggtggcgagcatatgagttggatcgTCTGGCCGAGGAAGCTTCACTCATTTGGACTTAGTTCTCGGATATATTTTTGAGGGAATATGTTCCACAGAGTCTTAGAGATGTATGGCACATAGAGTTTGAGTAGTTGTGTTAGGGTTTTATGATCGTGTCGGAATAGTGAtctggctaggcatgcaccagccttcgttgctactgttcgagagtggGTCCGTTGATTTgtcgaggggctcaaccccagtatcagGTTTAGCATGGCCCGGGGGTTGGAGATGGAAATTgcataccagcaggtagtggTGATTGCTAGGAGACTGGAATGTATGTTGACatgggagagagaggagagaggctaagaggtctcAAGAGTCTGGCACTTATAATATTACACGTGCCCCAACTACAGCTCGTCAGGGTAGGGGCTTTGAGAGTAgacctattcattcagcacttctagaTGCCAGCGGTAttccggccactcctaggccccaggatccctattatgcaccgtCATTATCTAATGCACCTCCTGcccggggtgctttcagtggtcagtccagttgatcaggccttagccagccacaACAGCCACGTCTTCTGAGAGtctgttttgagtgtggtgacactcgacATATGataagggattgccccagatttaggaggggtgctcctccacagactactcaggcaCTGCATGCTCCACTGGGTGTACAGCTCCACCTGCATAGCCAgcttgaggtggaggtcgggcaagtagaggttgccctagatggGGAGTCTAGGACATATATTATGCTCGTCCTGCTCGCACTGCGGCAGTTGTatccgactctgtcattacaagtattgttctgATCTGTCATAGAGATCcattagtcttatttgatctagactccacttattcatatgtgtcatcttattttgctccttTTTTGGGTGTATCGCGTGATTTTTTGAGTTGTCCTGTATATGTATCTACatttgtgggagattctattgttgttgaccgtatgtatcggtcgtgtttggttgttcttagtatTTTTGAGACCAGATCCAAtctattattgcttagtatggtagactttgatattattttgggcatagaCTGATTGTCGCACTATCAttatattcttgattgtcacgccaagatcgtGACGCTGCCAAGATTACCACAGTTAGAGTAGAGAGGTATTTTAGATTACACtcctagcagggttatttcaTTTTTAAAGGCTCAGctgatggttgagaaggggtatgatgcgtatctagcttatatgagagatgttagtattgatgcTCCTACCGTTAAGTCaattccggtagtgagggattatccagatgtatttctagcgtatcttccaggcatgccacccgatagggatattgactttggtattattTTGTtaccaggcactcaacccatctttattcctccatatcgtatggctccacatgagttgaaggaattaaatgaGCAGTTGTAGGAGTCGCTTGacaagggcttcattcggcccaatgtgtcatcttggggtgctccgatcttatttgtgaagaagaaggatggttctatgcgcatgtttATTGATtatgaacaaggttacagtgaagaatagtTATCCactgccacgtattgatgacctatttgatcagttacagggtgctagagttTTCTACAAGATTAACTTGCATTCAAGATATAatcagttgaatattcgggagccagatatcccgaagactgccttcaagaCTCGGTAcgatcattatgagttccttgtgatgtcatttgggccaaccaatgccccagcaacattcatgcacttgatgcgTCATGTATTTGGGgtctatcttgattcattcgtcattgtattGATTAaagacattctggtgtactcccgaagtggggaggatcatgagcagcacctgaggactatgcttcagaccttgagagaaaagaaactatatgtaaaattttcaaaatgtgaattctggctagatttgGTGGTATTTTGGGGCATGAAGTGTcaagtgaagggatcaaggtagatctgaagaagattgaagcagtgtagagttgtcccagaccgtcttcagctacggagattcggagttttcttggtttggtggggtcTTACCTTTGATTTGTAaaaggtttctcatctattgcaacacctatgaccaggctaaccTAGAAGAGTGTGCCGTTCAGGTGGATAGAGGAGAGTtaagagagctttcaaaagctcaagaatTCTTTGACTAGAGTCCCAATATTGGTAtttcctacaggttcggggttGTATATTGTGATGTGTTCCGTATTGGCCtaggtgcggtgttgatgcaagagggtagggttgtttcctacgcgtctagacagatAAAgttgcatgagaagaattatcatgtccacgaccatgagttagcagctattgttcattccttgaagatttggcggcactatttgtacggtgtcccttgtgagatctacatagatcatcggagtctacaacatctgttcaaacaaaaggatcttaacttgcattagcggaggtggttagagctacttacggactatgatatcactactCTATACctcgaaaaggccaatgtggtagtcgATACCTTGAGTCATAGGGCGGAAAGTTTGGGCAGTCTAGCATATCTAATAGCAtctgagaggccattagcattggatgtttaggccctggacaactagtttgttagattggatgtttctgagccgagtcgagttttggcttgtgtggtttctcagtcttctctttatgatcgtatcagggagcgtcagtatgatgatccccatctgcttttccttaaggacatagttcagTACAGTGATACCAAGGAGATCACTATTGGGGACGATGATGCttaaggatgcagggcaggctatgtgtgcccaacatagatggtttacgtgagttgattctccattcatccaggtgccgcaaagatgtatcaggacttgaggtagcattattggtggaggaaaatAATGAAGGACATAgatgagtatgtagctcggtgcctaaactgtcagcaggtgaaatatgagcatcaacagCCAGGTAGATTGCTTTAGAAGCTAGAGATCCCGAAgtgtaaatgggagcggatcattatggattttgttgttggctcccacggactcagaggaagttcgatgcagtttgggtagtTATGGATATGTTGACtaagttagctcatttcattaTAGTGATGACTACATATTCTTTCGAGCaactggctcgagtttatatcgcGAGATTTTCAGGCTTTATGGCATGTcgatatccatcatctctgattggggtacgcagtttacatcgcagttctggagggtcgtacaacatgagttaggtgctcgggtggagttgagcacaacgtttcacccTCAAACAGGCGAACAGTTCGagtgcactattcatatattagaggatatgcttcgtgcatatGTGATGGAGTTTGTAGGtgttacacctccttttttttcacctacacccccggaagggagtataaaggagtttttccaattaaaggacaatcaaaacgggatttattgttaaaagattcagagttcgccacttgggagatttatggtgtcccaagtcaccggtttagaatcccgaatcgaggaaagattgactctgtttaatagtccgcgaaccagaaatccgggtaaggaattccattaacccgggagaaagtgttagtcACTcctgaattccgtggttctagcacagtcgctcaactgttatattcggcttaattatctaattttaaaacacttttaaacctatgtgcattttaactttaaaccacttttatttagttaattaaagaagattgcaacgtcattaaaacacatctcgaaccgcatcacataaatgcacccgtgacttttgacatattttaacatcgttgagatttggatttgggtcacataaatgcgcacccgaatttaataaggtaatattattaaactaacgcgcctaaagcagctACGCGTTTGCAATttcgcgagggccatggaaattcgctAGGTGGCATGCCTCGGTTTCTCATTTCAATAAATGTTTGAATTACTCTTTTGAGGGTGGCATACTTCTCATTCTCAAACTCCTATAAAAGGTCATGTCCCTACTGTAAATCCCATCACATATAATTCTAACTATACCAACAGCATATTATTTACCAATATATCTACATATTCAACAAAAGAATGAAAATGGCTCGATCGATGACTACAACCACAAATCATGGAAGTTCAATTTTGCAAGACTCAACAATGGCCCATAAACATGGTATTGAATCTTCATTTCATAATTCTAATAAAATCCATTCTCTGATCCGTTTAGCAAATAAGAATGAACTTTAAACCgcaaatattactactaaatagCAGTCACAAAGCTAACAAGAGAGGTCAAAAATCAACATCACCACAATTCTCAAACCCAAGTTATTAATACAAATAGAGTAAAGTTTTAGGCATTTTCATTAAAATAACCAGTAGAAGATAAGGAGATAGAATAGAACCTTAAGAAGCTTTCGCCCTAAAGTGAAACAAGTTGCTGCCTATCGGACCGGCGTATGGAGATCTAGAGTGGAACCTCGATACAGACCTCGAAGCTCGCCGGAAAACTCGAAATAAGCTAGAAAATGAGAACAACAAACTTCATGACAGTAACAGGTGGTTTAGAATCGTTTTGGGATGTTTCTCTGCGAAAACATCAACAGTTCGAGCTGTTGTTCCTATGCGAAGGTGAGGCTGCTTCTCTTGTGTGTTTTCAACGTTGGGTTTGGATCTGTTTTCGGAGCTGATTTGAGGAACTGTTTCACGGAGGGTTCAAGCAAGTTTCATGGCTGTTGTAACTGtgatagatgaagaaaaaagagCAGTGGCGATAGATCTCTGTGAGTTTTCCGACGTGCTCGCCACTGACCGGTGAGAGGatgagttgaagaagaagatggagaaggGTCAGCTATGGGCGTTTTCCGGCGTAAGGCTACTGTGGAGAACTCGGACATGGCTGGCCTAAGGTCCCTTGTTCATGGATGTTTTAAGTCCTCTCAATATGAAAGAGACGATGGAGTTTTGGGTGGTCGATGGGTGGAGCGAAGAAGACGAAGTCATAGGGGGTGGGTTCTCTGTTTTTGGTTCTTTGGCTTTGTTCCAATAGAAGAGAACTagggtcgtttggagaagataACGCGCGGGGGGGTCTCTTTTTGGTCTGTGGCACTCAGCCTTTTCAGTTTTTTGTTCTCCTTCTCCTTTTTTGATTTTTAAGCATTAatttataggtagagtctaggtttaggtgtatttttgtgtattttgcccattagtccctaggtcttttgtgtattaggtccttagggtctttttgtttgtttttattcCAAAGAGGAGTCTAGAAGGGTacctaggcttaatggactaatccgaCTTGAGCCAAGAACTgggttctaaaactcttaaaattatgatccaacaccttaatcgactccttttaaaataagataaaaatactacataatgcaaaagctaacatgaaactattatatattttttgtattttcaagatcatgtaaagataaaaataaagtactatttttgtatatattgttttatttaaatttaggaaagatacgtaagctaaaatattttttgtaattttccatttttatgacaaaaataaagtaaagaagtcaaaaatagttgaaatagctatattaggcctaaattaaataattacatgctaaaatataaaaaatcttggggagggtcaaaaatcacatgtctacagtaagttcttgggatcagttcttgccacttgcagagtttgcataCAACAGCAGCTACcatcgagcattcagatgaccccgtatgaggctttgtatggtaggtggtgtcggtctccagtaggttggtttgagcggggagaggctaggttgttaggtacagacttggttcaggatgctttgcaAAAGGTTAgggtgattcaagatagactacgcacaacccagtccaaacagaagagttatgcagatcagaaggttcgcgatgttgcattcatggttggagagcgagtcttgctccgagttttttccctgtatatttttatatgaaaaatactttcaaaataacatactatgaatatataagtatgtccaaatgttttattaattttatttaatttttaaatcgatttattaccctattttatccataaaaacccaataattattcccaaaattattattttgttgattcatttattggattctcatatttatgctaaaatatagctaggataatttttgcatacttctacaaatttatttgatatttttaaagctaaattgcatataattacaatttagcctcttttaggattaattacgtttatattcataaaaattaggtatggtatttttaaatagttaactatgtgttataaatcattttggtaccttaagttatttccagaaattaatttattatgttttataaatcaaatagggaaaattggctatttaaatgttggcccaatttcatttcaattatagccaaattctGACCCCAATTAGacccaattcaaacccaattaccCCGGCCCAAATCCATTCATacccgacccctaacccaattaaaccaacccatacccggatccccacctaacCTCTTTAATATCAGTCGTTGATCACTTAGATCAACGACTCCCATCCCTCCTTTCCTAATTAAACTCaaaagaccccccccccccccaaaccctttcATTATTCACACTACACCGCCTCTAAATCCCCTTCTCTCTCAATcctctctcaaatcctctcaaaccctagtcgTCCCCCTCAACTGCAACCCTAAAACCTCCCAAATTCATGGCTTCCAAGGTCATTGGAGGCCTGTATCCACCTCCCATGGCTTTTACGTGTTCGATTGTTATGGTTTCAAGGCTAGATCTTAAAAGAGTTTGGTCCAGACCTTGGTTGATTTCAGTTTATGGCTGTTCTCCGATCGTctctgacctttctccggccagccatggctattcgagtctgACTCTTGACTCTTttgcttagatcgatggttttcaaaacctttctcaccacttggggttcttttgaaaccctaacctttaaggtTCTCTCGATTTCTCTTAGATCTGTTTCAGATCTATGTCTGCTCTGAACATTTAAGCacttttctcgaagtttcttttaaaactccGCTTTCAAAACTCCTTATCCTTCTGATTAAGgttctgttaagttatttcgaaACCTTTCTTTGATTTCTGATATGTTTTGCTGTGTATGCTCGCATTATCCTTCTgcctgagtttgcatgttaaaaccCCTAGTTTCTTTTAAATGTTTATTATACAAATGATTGTTTGCCTAAGTTTTGTCCGATCTGTCTATTTATCCTCTTTTTAAAGCCCTTTTATTGTTGAAAATCTTATGGTTTTGGGTCCGAAACCGTTCATTTAAGTGCAGAAAATCTTTTCGAAATCTCTTGTTCCCTTTGTGTGCTTCTTCTAATTCTAGGTTTCTATCTTCTCTTTAACtcgcctatgttgaaagccctaatttttagggggttctttgtttggttttgtgTATCAGCATGACTAGTCAGTTCTCGTTTTTGAGTTTCTGTGATTCTTCATGACTATCTTGTC contains:
- the LOC107806403 gene encoding uncharacterized protein At1g76070-like; the encoded protein is MEKPCKSKKKTIFKLLPKAAAAAVFLLQNAHAPFSPSREQRLATDYHHKNHHYKGFAGPIISVIPADQSGRNKSEPSSPKVSCIGQIKHNKKKMLNCSSSKNLQKHHVKKKSVSSFGNIFAGKAKLLPGRKSDVSADNIIAKLPDRAPCLSQMKRFASGREPLNNFDWRSIQITAEDHDLKYYTDDEDRGYSEDEEDELNTGFPAPIIIGRCRTNFTLEPRKEINIWKRRTMNQPRPLQLNTVVG